Below is a window of Candidatus Fermentibacter sp. DNA.
GACAGCTTCAAGGCCTTAGAGGAGCACTGGGGCGGTATACAGACCTTGGTCGCCAGGACCGGGCGGGTATCATGTGGATCAGCGGCTGGGCTGCGGACAGGGCGGCGGCTGCGCGGGCAGGCCGCGCCGCCGGCGAGGGGGTGGCCCTCGTCCCCACGATGGGGGCCCTGCACGACGGCCACCTGAGCCTCGTCGCGCTTGCTTCGCGCGGAGGCCGCAGGGTGGTGGTGTCGGTGTTCGTGAATCCGACCCAGTTCGGGCCGGGCGAGGATTTCGACAGGTATCCCCGCGATCCCGCCGGCGACGCCGCCCGTCTCGAGAAGGCCGGGGCCGACGTGCTCTTCATGCCGGACGCGGGCGAGGTCTATCCGCCCGGCTTCGCATCGTGGGTCCAGCTCCCCTCGATGGAGAACGTGCTCTGCGGCCGGTACCGCCCGGGTCACTTCAGGGGGGTGGCGACGGTCTGCTGCATCCTGTTCGGGATGGTGGGTCCCGATGCAGCCGTCTTCGGCAGGAAGGACGCACAGCAGCTGGCCATCATCAAGAGGATGGTGTCTGATCTGAGGCTGGGCGTCGGGATAGTCGAGGCGCCCATAGTCAGGGAGGCCGACGGGCTCGCCATGAGTTCCAGGAACGCCTATCTGACCCCCCCGCAGAGGGCCGAAGCCCCGCGGATCTTCGGGGGATTGCGCGCAGCGGCGGCTCTTGCGGCCAGCGGGCGGCCCTGCTCCTCCGAACTCGCCTCCGCCTTCCGTGCGGGGCTCGAGGATTCGGGCGAACTCGCCGTCCAGTACGTCGAGCTCGTGGATCCATCGACCCTGGAACCCATGGACGTCCTCGACAGGGACGGCCTGCTGGCGGTGGCGGTCCTCGCGGGCCGGACCCGTCTGATCGACAATCTGATACTCCGCCCCGGCGCCGGGGCGGTGGAGGTATGACTTGCTCAGGTGCTTCCTCGGAGCCAAGCTCCACAGGGTGGTGGTGACGGACGCCTGCACCGACTATGTGGGCTCCATCGAGATCGACTCGGCCCTCCTCGAACTGTCGGGCATAGCGCCGGGAGAGAGGGTCCAGGTGGCCGATCTCGCCAACGGGCAGCGGTTCGAGACCTATGTCATCGAAGGGGCCAGGGACAGCGGAACCGTCAGCATCAACGGAGCCGCGGCCCTGCTCGTGAAGCCCGGCGACAGGGTCATCGTGATGCAGTACGTCTGGGTCCAGACGGGCGAGGAGCCTCCGTTGCCCCGCATAGTCATGGCCGACGAACGGAACCTCGATCCGAGGCTCCTGGGTTGACCGCGGCAGTCATCCTGGCCGCCGGAGCCGGGAAGCGGATGCATTCGGACCTGCCGAAGGTGATGCATCCCGTCCTGGGCAGGCCGATGGTTCTCCGTGTGGCCGACATGGCCTCCTCGTGCGGCTTCGACCGGATCGTCGCAGTCGTGGGCCACGGCCGCGAGAGGCTCATCCCCCTCCTCGAGGACTGCGGGATCGGCTGGGTCGTGCAGGAGAGGCAGCTGGGCACCGCCCATGCCGTCTCGTGTGCCACGGGGAGCGTCGCCGCCGACGAATACGCCATTCTGCTGGGCGACGTGCCGCTCCTGCGGGCGGAAACGGTCGTCTCCCTCATGGAGGCGCGGCGCTCGGCCGGGGCATCCATGGCCGTGCTCACCGCCGAAGCCCCGGATCCCGCAGGATACGGGCGGATCGTCAGGAAGTCGGGCAACCTGGTCGACAGGATCGTCGAGGAGCGCGACGCGGATGCGCGTACCCGCCAGATACGGGAGATCAACACCGGCGTCATGGCCTTCGAGGGGCGGGCCCTGGCGGGCTTCATCGGACAGATCGGCAACGACAACGCCCAGGGCGAGTTCTACCTCACGGACGCCGCCGCCCTGGCCTCGGCGGGCGGCCTGGGATGCGCGGCCTGTCTGGCCCGCGACTGGGAGGAGGTCGCCGGAGTGAACGACCCGTTCCAGCTCGCCGAGGCTTCCCGTGCGCTCTCCCGGAGGAACGTAGAGCGTCTGACGGCCGCCGGCGTGCGCTTCACCGATCCCTCGGGCGTCTGGGTGGAGGACGGCGTGACGGCTTCAGGCGGCTCGGAGATAGGCAGGTTCGCCAGGCTCTCCGGGGCTACCTCGCTCGGAGAGGGCTCGGTGGTGGGAGACGGATCGATCCTCGAGGACGCGACCGTCCCATCCGGGGCCGTCCTTCCCCCCTACACCGTCATCCTGCGGGGAGGCGGGCTTGGATAGGATGTGGGCGCCGTGGCGCAGAGCCTACGTATCCGGAGAGGCCCCGGAGCAGGGCTGCCTGTTCTGCAGGCTGGCCTCGGTGACGGATGACGGGGAGAACCTGGTCCTGGCACGCGGGAGGCTCGCCTTCGCCGTGCTCAACCGATATCCCTACACGAACGGGCACCTGATGGTGGTGCCGGTGCGCCATGTCGCGCTGTTCTCCGAGCTGGAGCCGGAGGAGGGTGCAGCCCTCATGGCCGGCGTTGCGGCCGCCGAGAGGGCCTTTGCGGAGGCGATGAGCTGCGGAGGCGTCAACGGCGGATGGAACGTCGGGAGATGCGCCGGCGCCGGCGTGGAGGGTCACCTGCACCTGCACGTCCTCCCCAGGTGGCCGGGAGACGTCAATTTCCTGCCCGCGGTCGCCGACGTGAAGGTCGTGTCGGAATCGCTGGAGAGCTCGTACCGGAGGCTCCT
It encodes the following:
- a CDS encoding NTP transferase domain-containing protein, producing the protein MTAAVILAAGAGKRMHSDLPKVMHPVLGRPMVLRVADMASSCGFDRIVAVVGHGRERLIPLLEDCGIGWVVQERQLGTAHAVSCATGSVAADEYAILLGDVPLLRAETVVSLMEARRSAGASMAVLTAEAPDPAGYGRIVRKSGNLVDRIVEERDADARTRQIREINTGVMAFEGRALAGFIGQIGNDNAQGEFYLTDAAALASAGGLGCAACLARDWEEVAGVNDPFQLAEASRALSRRNVERLTAAGVRFTDPSGVWVEDGVTASGGSEIGRFARLSGATSLGEGSVVGDGSILEDATVPSGAVLPPYTVILRGGGLG
- a CDS encoding HIT domain-containing protein is translated as MWAPWRRAYVSGEAPEQGCLFCRLASVTDDGENLVLARGRLAFAVLNRYPYTNGHLMVVPVRHVALFSELEPEEGAALMAGVAAAERAFAEAMSCGGVNGGWNVGRCAGAGVEGHLHLHVLPRWPGDVNFLPAVADVKVVSESLESSYRRLLPFFEGVF
- the panC gene encoding pantoate--beta-alanine ligase — its product is MWISGWAADRAAAARAGRAAGEGVALVPTMGALHDGHLSLVALASRGGRRVVVSVFVNPTQFGPGEDFDRYPRDPAGDAARLEKAGADVLFMPDAGEVYPPGFASWVQLPSMENVLCGRYRPGHFRGVATVCCILFGMVGPDAAVFGRKDAQQLAIIKRMVSDLRLGVGIVEAPIVREADGLAMSSRNAYLTPPQRAEAPRIFGGLRAAAALAASGRPCSSELASAFRAGLEDSGELAVQYVELVDPSTLEPMDVLDRDGLLAVAVLAGRTRLIDNLILRPGAGAVEV
- a CDS encoding aspartate 1-decarboxylase, which codes for MLRCFLGAKLHRVVVTDACTDYVGSIEIDSALLELSGIAPGERVQVADLANGQRFETYVIEGARDSGTVSINGAAALLVKPGDRVIVMQYVWVQTGEEPPLPRIVMADERNLDPRLLG